Proteins encoded within one genomic window of Haematobia irritans isolate KBUSLIRL chromosome 5, ASM5000362v1, whole genome shotgun sequence:
- the LOC142240451 gene encoding ataxin-10, whose translation MCELESEISTCINKILCLQQQDCKDNHDILVENLRLLRNLCARGPQVQCLIATNQYLQEFLHNLLFQSAYFDAQDLHKQIQTITWQLLANICVNNDQTQGIIWQCHGVGILQNCCDLQKLLDRNVDISLMIVYNVMKCKGESALPYLVILKSVVAVWRKILEQKCTLQFEFLHFIFEEFLVKDGRSCVRCYAQLETEEKLGFLDYVHSYICNDSPNGQLHTFLLQYISKEFKLKSDCILRLSSLQEFDRMKPREAYALLQCIASSSGSELYGQVYATDHSLFLNVSSLLRCLVSVGKETNGNIFTPMNKLEEVAPTSSISNDYQLEISYELKTLLVRSVANLLYNNPTNQGYCLDTQLMPALLECTNMDARNPLMKEWSILAIRNACAGCPEIQQLIANLTSQGPAKNDILTELNLDMGSLRISPGK comes from the exons atgTG TGAACTGGAATCCGAAATTTCCACTTGCATTAACAAAATTCTTTGCTTGCAACAGCAGGACTGTAAAGATAATCATGATATTCTCGTGGAAAACTTAAGACTATTGAGAAATCTATGTGCTCGTGGTCCCCAAGTGCAATGTTTAATCGCCACGAATCAATATTTACAGGAATTCCTACACAATCTTTTATTCCAAAGTGCCTATTTCGATGCCCAGGATTTGCATAAGCAGATACAGACAATAACATGGCAGTTATTGGCAAATATTTGTGTAAACAACGATCAAACTCAGGGCATTATATGGCAATGTCATGGAGTTGgtatattacaaaattgttgcgaCTTACAAAAGCTATTGGATAGAAATGTCGATATAAGTCTAATGATTGTCTACAATGTCATGAAGTGCAAAGGAGAGTCTGCCCTGCCATATTTAGTCATCCTCAAATCAGTGGTGGCTGTATGGCGCAAAATTTTGGAACAGAAATGCACTTtgcaatttgaatttttacatTTCATATTCGAGGAGTTCTTGGTAAAAGATGGCAGATCTTGTGTACGATGCTATGCTCAATTGGAAACAGAGGAAAAGTTGGGGTTTTTAGATTATGTCCACAGCTACATTTGTAATGACAGTCCCAATGGACAGCTGCATACATTCCTATTGCAATATATTTCAAAGGAGTTTAAGTTGAAGTCCGACTGTATTTTAAGATTATCATCTTTGCAAGAATTCGATCGAATGAAACCACGTGAAGCCTATGCCTTACTTCAATGCATTGCATCCTCATCCGGGTCTGAATTATATGGCCAGGTATATGCTACTGATCATTCGCTCTTTTTAAATGTCTCCAGTTTATTAAGATGTCTTGTGTCGGTTGGCAAGGAAACTAATGGAAACATATTTACCCCAATGAACAAATTGGAAGAAGTGGCACCTACCTCCAGTATATCAAACGATTATCAGTTAGAAATTTCTTACGAACTCAAAACACTCCTAGTACGAAGTGTGGCTAATTTATTATACAACAACCCCACGAACCAGGGATATTGTCTTGATACCCAACTTATGCCTGCTTTACTGGAATGCACGAATATGGATGCTAGAAATCCAT TAATGAAGGAGTGGAGTATATTGGCTATACGCAATGCTTGTGCAGGATGTCCAGAAATTCAACAACTAATAGCTAATCTTACCTCACAGGGTCCAGCGAAGAATGATATATTGACAGAATTGAATCTTGATATGGGCTCTCTAAGAATCAGTCCAGGGAAATAA
- the LOC142240197 gene encoding tRNA (carboxymethyluridine(34)-5-O)-methyltransferase ALKBH8, protein MSPNYKSRKLDKKQKRCMAIIQNECKIQPLTEACSKYVGILNAGLSTGLTEELILESAEKYGRILRLLMLPNKSYCFMECASEEDAENIVKNMNGISKIGQKEAVVYLSYFVELPQSEDSNWMKPLPEGLILINDFVNEEEETILLNAIKMEDAELDATLKHRKVKHFGYEFIYGLNNVDPSQPLTNGIPKECDILWKRLHESKEVNVNLDWDIPDQLTVNSYEPGQGIPPHVDTHSAFLDPIMSLSLESAVVMEFRKGLEKRSILLPRRSLLIMSGESRYDWTHGITPRVMDIVVTANENLSTQKRSKRTSLTFRKLRKAPCTCKYPTMCDTRIEEMKGKQSTIEMDKAALLEEVNVHKVYDHIAEHFSETRHSPWPQVNDFLKSFSSGSILLDVGCGNGKYLNCNTDLLNIGCDRSNGLLKVCSSLKYQTFRCDCIYVPVRSNSVDGCISIAVIHHLATKERRLRALQELARILRPGGRGLVYVWAKDQNADNKKSSYLRQNKSINKQKTTEMQQRQQTQQQLEEEAKASPVSLPVHTNRTEFLQQDVLVPWKIKTAAGHQQDKDTEKSTFLRYYHVFEDNELESLLTEVQNVKLVRRYYDQGNHCAIFEKTCMTLDGEML, encoded by the coding sequence ATGTCACCCAATTACAAATCGaggaaattggacaaaaaacaaaagcGTTGTATGGCCATAATACAGAACGAGTGCAAAATACAACCACTGACGGAGGCATGTTCGAAATATGTGGGCATTTTGAATGCAGGTTTGTCAACAGGTCTAACAGAGGAATTGATATTGGAATCGGCAGAAAAATATGGTAGAATCCTTCGATTATTAATGTTACCCAATAAATCATATTGCTTTATGGAGTGTGCCTCAGAGGAAGATgctgaaaatattgtgaaaaatatgAATGGCATTTCGAAAATCGGTCAAAAAGAAGCTGTAGTTTATTTGAGCTATTTTGTCGAATTGCCACAATCGGAAGATAGTAATTGGATGAAACCTTTACCGGAAGGCTTAATTTTGATTAATGATTTTGTTAACGAAGAGGAAGAAACGATTTTATTGAATGCTATAAAAATGGAAGATGCCGAGTTGGATGCTACATTGAAACATAGGAAAGTGAAGCACTTTGGCTATGAATTTATATACGGTCTCAACAACGTTGATCCAAGTCAACCCTTGACCAATGGTATACCCAAAGAATGTGATATACTTTGGAAAAGGCTACACGAATCTAAGGAAGTTAATGTCAATCTTGATTGGGATATACCCGaccaattgacagtcaattcctACGAACCAGGCCAAGGAATACCACCACATGTTGATACTCATAGTGCATTTCTTGATCCGATAATGTCTCTTTCATTAGAAAGTGCTGTGGTTATGGAATTTCGTAAAGGTTTGGAAAAAAGATCAATTCTACTACCCAGACGTTCCTTACTCATTATGTCAGGAGAGTCCCGTTATGATTGGACACATGGCATAACACCTCGAGTAATGGACATAGTTGTCACAGCAAATGAAAATCTTTCAACCCAGAAACGTTCCAAACGTACATCTTTAACTTTTCGAAAACTGAGGAAAGCTCCTTGCACCTGCAAATATCCAACTATGTGTGATACAAGGATAGAGGAAATGAAAGGCAAGCAGTCTACAATTGAGATGGACAAAGCTGCTCTCTTAGAAGAAGTTAATGTGCATAAAGTTTACGATCATATCGCAGAACATTTTAGTGAAACACGTCATTCTCCATGGCCTCAAGTAAACGATTTTCTGAAGAGCTTTTCCAGCGGTTCAATTCTATTAGATGTAGGATGTggaaatgggaaatatttaaattgtaataCCGACCTACTAAATATAGGCTGTGATAGGAGCAATGGCTTGCTTAAGGTCTGCTCTTCACtcaaatatcagacatttcgatGTGACTGTATTTACGTTCCAGTAAGATCGAATAGTGTCGATGGCTGTATTAGTATTGCTGTTATCCATCATTTAGCCACAAAGGAAAGAAGACTAAGGGCCCTACAAGAGTTGGCAAGAATTTTAAGACCCGGTGGCCGAGGTCTTGTTTACGTTTGGGCCAAagatcaaaatgccgataataagaaATCTTCCTATTTGAGACAAAACAAAtccataaataaacaaaaaaccacAGAAATGCAACAACGTCAACAGACTCAACAACAATTGGAAGAAGAGGCTAAAGCATCACCGGTCTCCTTGCCTGTACATACAAACCGCACAGAATTTTTACAGCAAGATGTTCTGGTACCATGGAAAATTAAAACGGCGGCAGGTCATCAGCAAGATAAGGATACGGAAAAATCAACGTTTCTACGTTACTACCATGTTTTTGAAGATAACGAGCTGGAATCATTGTTGACTGAGGTACAGAATGTTAAACTAGTACGAAGATATTATGATCAGGGAAATCATTGtgcaatatttgaaaaaacttgTATGACATTAGATGGAGAAATGCTATAG